A genomic segment from Stappia indica encodes:
- a CDS encoding zinc-binding alcohol dehydrogenase family protein codes for MKAVGFTRYLPIDDPQSLIDLDLPKPAPQGRDILVAVRAVAVNPVDTKVRSPKDKVEDAPRVIGYDASGVVEAVGPDVTLFRPGDEVYYAGDITRPGTNQEFHLVDERIVGRKPSSLSFAEAAALPLTTITAYESLFHRLRIDRDGADAGRSILIIGGAGGVGSIGIQLAKRAGLTVIATASRPETVAWVRELGADHVVSHREPLVPQVRALGIERVDHVAIFNDMRHWLDAVELIRPQGSIVTIDDTHLPMPMEQMKTKAASLHWELMFTRAMFTTPDMIEQHRLLDFVAGEIDAGRLRTTLAETLSPINAGTLREAHRRIETGTARGKIVVEGFAG; via the coding sequence ATGAAAGCCGTCGGCTTCACCCGCTATCTGCCCATCGACGATCCGCAGTCGCTGATCGATCTCGACCTGCCCAAGCCCGCGCCGCAGGGGCGCGACATTCTCGTCGCCGTGCGCGCCGTTGCCGTCAATCCCGTCGACACCAAGGTGCGCTCGCCCAAGGACAAGGTGGAAGACGCCCCGCGCGTCATCGGCTACGACGCCAGCGGCGTGGTCGAGGCGGTCGGCCCCGACGTCACGCTGTTCCGCCCCGGCGACGAGGTCTACTACGCCGGTGACATCACCCGTCCCGGCACGAACCAGGAGTTCCATCTGGTGGACGAGCGCATCGTCGGCCGCAAGCCGTCGAGCCTGTCCTTCGCCGAGGCGGCGGCCCTGCCGCTCACCACCATCACCGCCTACGAATCCCTGTTCCACCGGCTGCGCATCGACCGGGACGGGGCGGATGCGGGGCGGTCGATCCTGATCATCGGCGGGGCCGGCGGCGTCGGCTCCATCGGCATCCAGCTGGCCAAGCGCGCCGGGCTGACGGTGATCGCCACCGCCTCGCGCCCGGAAACCGTCGCATGGGTGCGCGAGCTCGGCGCGGACCATGTCGTCAGCCACCGCGAGCCGCTGGTGCCGCAGGTGCGGGCGCTCGGGATCGAGCGTGTCGACCATGTGGCGATCTTCAACGACATGCGTCACTGGCTTGATGCGGTCGAGCTGATCCGGCCGCAGGGCTCCATCGTCACCATCGACGACACGCATCTGCCCATGCCGATGGAGCAGATGAAGACCAAGGCGGCGAGCCTGCACTGGGAGCTGATGTTCACCCGCGCGATGTTCACAACGCCCGACATGATCGAGCAGCACCGGCTGCTGGATTTCGTCGCCGGAGAAATCGACGCGGGCCGGCTGCGCACCACGCTCGCCGAAACGCTCTCGCCGATCAACGCCGGCACCCTGCGCGAGGCGCACCGGCGCATCGAGACGGGCACGGCGCGCGGCAAGATCGTCGTGGAAGGGTTCGCCGGCTAG
- a CDS encoding MarC family protein translates to MDIAFFLKVFAALFAIMNPVANLPVFLALTGDRDAAGKRAVALTATLGLIAGSVVVFFGGEAILSLFGISIDGFRLAGGLLILLIALSMLHGGESSAQAGTDAEKEHHRSVDNPGIYPLTVPMLLGPGSISTIVIFREQASGTGQEIALVAALAAMVAVLSATFLAAPLLTRVLGRTAISIMSRLMGMILAAIAMEMMVASLKALLPGLA, encoded by the coding sequence ATGGACATCGCCTTCTTCCTCAAGGTCTTCGCGGCGCTTTTCGCGATCATGAACCCGGTCGCCAACCTGCCGGTGTTCCTGGCGCTGACCGGCGACCGCGATGCGGCGGGAAAGCGCGCCGTCGCGCTGACCGCAACGCTCGGCCTGATTGCCGGCTCGGTCGTCGTCTTCTTCGGCGGCGAGGCGATCCTGTCGCTCTTCGGCATCAGTATCGACGGCTTCCGCCTTGCCGGCGGGCTGCTGATCCTGCTGATCGCCCTCTCCATGCTGCATGGCGGCGAAAGCAGCGCGCAGGCCGGCACGGACGCAGAGAAAGAGCATCACCGGAGCGTCGACAATCCGGGCATCTACCCCTTGACCGTGCCGATGCTGCTCGGACCCGGCTCGATCTCGACCATCGTCATCTTCCGCGAGCAGGCGAGCGGGACGGGGCAGGAGATCGCCCTGGTGGCGGCGCTGGCTGCCATGGTCGCCGTGCTCTCGGCGACCTTTCTCGCCGCGCCGCTGCTGACGCGGGTGCTGGGCCGCACCGCGATCAGCATCATGAGCCGGCTGATGGGCATGATCCTTGCCGCCATCGCCATGGAGATGATGGTGGCGAGCCTCAAGGCCCTGTTGCCCGGTCTTGCATGA
- the dapD gene encoding 2,3,4,5-tetrahydropyridine-2,6-dicarboxylate N-succinyltransferase: MTTANTDKAKLAAIIDAAFEDRDTINAQTTGEVREAVNAALDLMDRGHARVAEKAEAGDWAVNQWLKKAVLLSFRLNPMEIIKGGPGDATWWDKVPSKFDGWRGVDFEEAGFRAVPGAIVRRSAHIAKNVVLMPSFVNLGAHVGEGTMVDTWATVGSCAQIGRNVHLSGGVGIGGVLEPLQAGPVIIEDNCFIGARSEVVEGCIVREGAVLGMGVFIGQSTKIVDRATGEVFYGEVPAYSVVVAGTMPGKPLPSGEPGPSLYCAVIVKRVDEKTRSKTSINELLRA, from the coding sequence ATGACCACTGCCAACACCGACAAGGCGAAGCTCGCCGCCATCATCGACGCCGCCTTCGAGGACCGCGACACGATCAACGCCCAGACCACGGGCGAAGTGCGCGAGGCGGTGAACGCTGCGCTCGATCTGATGGACCGCGGTCATGCGCGGGTGGCGGAAAAGGCCGAGGCCGGCGACTGGGCCGTGAACCAGTGGCTGAAGAAGGCGGTGCTGCTGTCCTTCCGCCTCAACCCGATGGAGATCATCAAGGGCGGTCCGGGCGATGCCACCTGGTGGGACAAGGTGCCGTCCAAGTTCGACGGCTGGCGCGGCGTCGACTTCGAGGAAGCGGGCTTTCGCGCGGTGCCGGGCGCCATCGTCCGCCGCTCGGCCCATATCGCCAAGAACGTTGTCCTGATGCCGTCCTTCGTCAATCTCGGCGCCCATGTCGGCGAAGGCACCATGGTCGACACCTGGGCGACCGTCGGCTCCTGCGCCCAGATCGGCCGCAACGTCCACCTGTCGGGCGGCGTCGGCATCGGCGGCGTGCTCGAGCCGCTTCAGGCCGGCCCGGTGATCATCGAGGACAATTGCTTCATCGGCGCCCGCTCGGAAGTCGTCGAGGGCTGCATCGTCCGCGAGGGCGCGGTGCTCGGCATGGGCGTGTTCATCGGCCAGTCGACCAAGATCGTCGACCGCGCCACCGGCGAGGTGTTCTACGGCGAGGTGCCGGCCTATTCGGTGGTGGTCGCCGGCACCATGCCGGGCAAGCCGCTGCCCAGCGGCGAGCCGGGCCCGAGCCTTTACTGCGCGGTGATCGTCAAGCGCGTCGACGAGAAGACCCGCTCCAAGACCTCGATCAACGAGTTGCTGCGCGCCTGA
- the fmt gene encoding methionyl-tRNA formyltransferase, with the protein MRIVFMGTPEFSVPTLMEIVGQGHDVVACYTQPPRKAGRGMEERKSAVHQAAETLGIPVRCPQSLKSEEERAALAELAPDAAVVVAYGLLLPRAVLDIPVHGCLNLHASLLPRWRGAAPINRAIMAGDTETGVEVMRMEAGLDTGPVYMAEKLAIGQDMTAGELHDRLSVLGADLMVRALAALPRGALVPTPQVEEGVTYARKIDKAETRIDWTRPAREVHDHVRGLSPFPGAWCEVEIAGRSERVKVLRSTLDESATGEPGTLLSAGDELLVACGSGAVRLVQLQRAGKKPMPAAEFQRGAQLSPGARLS; encoded by the coding sequence TTGCGCATCGTCTTCATGGGAACGCCGGAGTTTTCCGTTCCGACCTTGATGGAGATCGTCGGCCAGGGTCACGATGTCGTCGCCTGCTACACCCAGCCGCCGCGAAAAGCGGGCCGGGGCATGGAAGAGCGCAAGTCGGCGGTGCACCAGGCGGCGGAGACGCTGGGCATTCCGGTGCGCTGCCCGCAGTCGCTGAAGAGCGAGGAGGAGCGCGCCGCCCTTGCCGAGCTCGCGCCCGACGCGGCCGTCGTCGTCGCCTACGGGTTGCTGCTGCCGCGCGCGGTGCTCGACATTCCGGTGCATGGCTGCCTCAACCTGCATGCCTCGCTGCTGCCGCGCTGGCGCGGCGCGGCGCCGATCAACCGGGCGATCATGGCCGGCGACACGGAAACCGGCGTCGAAGTGATGCGCATGGAAGCCGGGCTCGACACCGGGCCGGTCTACATGGCCGAGAAGCTGGCGATCGGGCAGGACATGACGGCCGGCGAGCTGCACGACCGCCTGTCGGTGCTGGGCGCCGACCTGATGGTGCGCGCGCTTGCCGCCCTGCCGCGCGGCGCCCTGGTGCCGACGCCGCAAGTGGAGGAGGGCGTCACCTACGCCCGCAAGATCGACAAGGCCGAGACCCGCATCGACTGGACCCGGCCGGCCCGCGAGGTGCACGACCATGTGCGCGGGCTCTCGCCCTTTCCAGGGGCCTGGTGCGAGGTGGAGATCGCCGGGCGCTCCGAGCGGGTGAAGGTGCTGCGCAGCACGCTGGACGAAAGCGCCACGGGCGAGCCGGGCACGCTGCTGTCCGCCGGCGACGAGTTGCTGGTCGCTTGCGGCAGCGGTGCGGTGCGTCTGGTGCAGCTGCAGCGCGCGGGCAAGAAGCCGATGCCGGCGGCCGAGTTCCAGCGCGGGGCGCAGCTCAGCCCTGGTGCGCGCCTGTCTTGA
- a CDS encoding alkylphosphonate utilization protein → MTSCALCNAEGASAFAVSPREDSVPLCPVCRAGVEEGPQDGPHWRCLTEAIWSPEPAVQVLAWRLLKGLPEAPWAREALEIAWLEPEVLAWAEEGSGASSGEDAIVHVDCNGTVLASGDTVTLIKDLPVKGAGFTAKRGTAVRKIALVPDNANHLEGKVEGQRIVILCQFVKKA, encoded by the coding sequence ATGACATCTTGTGCCCTTTGCAATGCCGAAGGCGCCTCCGCCTTTGCCGTGTCCCCGCGCGAGGACAGCGTGCCGCTGTGCCCCGTCTGCCGGGCGGGCGTCGAGGAAGGACCGCAGGACGGGCCGCACTGGCGGTGTCTCACCGAGGCGATCTGGAGCCCCGAGCCGGCGGTGCAGGTCCTCGCCTGGCGCCTGCTGAAGGGCCTGCCGGAAGCGCCCTGGGCGCGCGAGGCGCTGGAGATCGCCTGGCTGGAGCCGGAGGTTCTGGCCTGGGCCGAGGAAGGCAGCGGCGCTTCGAGCGGCGAGGACGCCATCGTCCATGTCGACTGCAACGGCACGGTGCTGGCGTCCGGCGACACCGTCACGTTGATCAAGGACCTGCCGGTCAAGGGCGCGGGCTTCACCGCCAAGCGCGGCACGGCGGTGCGCAAGATCGCCCTCGTCCCCGACAATGCCAACCATCTGGAAGGCAAGGTCGAGGGCCAGCGGATCGTCATCCTCTGCCAGTTCGTGAAGAAGGCCTGA
- a CDS encoding DUF2189 domain-containing protein codes for MTGEHGSSASEGQPVRRPDPTRVNAIGFDAIVDALGAGMRDFRKAPRFGLFFGAVYALGGILVLLTASALHMSYLSYPLAIGFGLIGPFIAVGLYEVSRRLETGEPLDWPGVLGVVWAQRKREIAWMAFVVLFVQIMWMYQVRLLLALFLGFKSFSSFGAFVEVVVTTPEGLMFLVIGNAIGAVLSVILFSLTVVSFPMLLDRDVDFITAMITSVRAVVTSPKPMIGWALVVTATLIVSMLPLFAGLLVALPVLGHTTWHLYRKLVPPAPQEDEAGLQSPETTSPTASSSSSAPAASPAR; via the coding sequence ATGACGGGCGAACACGGCAGCAGCGCGAGCGAGGGGCAGCCCGTGCGGCGGCCCGATCCGACGCGGGTCAACGCCATCGGCTTCGACGCCATCGTCGACGCGCTCGGCGCGGGCATGCGCGACTTCCGCAAGGCGCCGCGCTTCGGCCTGTTCTTCGGCGCCGTCTATGCCCTTGGCGGCATCTTGGTGCTGCTCACCGCCTCCGCCCTGCACATGAGCTATCTCAGCTATCCGCTGGCCATCGGCTTCGGGCTGATCGGCCCGTTCATCGCCGTCGGCCTCTACGAGGTCAGCCGCCGGCTGGAGACGGGCGAGCCGCTCGACTGGCCGGGCGTCCTCGGCGTCGTCTGGGCGCAGCGCAAGCGCGAGATCGCCTGGATGGCCTTCGTCGTGCTCTTCGTCCAGATCATGTGGATGTATCAGGTGCGGCTGCTGCTCGCCCTGTTCCTCGGCTTCAAATCGTTCTCGTCCTTCGGCGCCTTCGTCGAGGTGGTGGTGACGACGCCCGAAGGCCTGATGTTCCTGGTCATCGGCAATGCCATCGGCGCGGTGCTGTCGGTCATCCTGTTCTCGCTGACCGTCGTGTCCTTCCCGATGCTGCTCGACCGGGACGTCGACTTCATCACCGCGATGATCACCAGCGTGCGCGCGGTCGTCACCAGCCCGAAGCCGATGATCGGCTGGGCGCTGGTCGTCACCGCAACGCTGATCGTGTCGATGCTGCCGCTGTTCGCCGGGCTGCTCGTCGCCCTGCCGGTGCTCGGCCACACCACCTGGCATCTCTATCGCAAGCTGGTGCCGCCCGCCCCGCAGGAGGACGAGGCCGGCCTTCAGTCGCCCGAGACCACGTCCCCGACCGCCTCGTCGTCCTCATCCGCCCCGGCGGCAAGCCCGGCGCGATAG
- a CDS encoding EamA family transporter, which produces MDLWIPITVFAAFCQNARSALQRHFTARLGTTGATFVRFGYGVPFALLYLAGLHFVGGMPLPEPNVSFAIFGMIGGIAQILATFLLVYLFSLRNFVAGTAYSKTEPVQAAIFGLVLLGETITPLAGVAIAVGVVGVIFVSLAGKPVSAGALLTALTGRPAQIGLASAAMFGISAVCYRAASLALGGPGFLMQAGFTLAFVTAFQTLAMVAWMALREPDQLRASLTHWRGAVWVGLVGVAGSAGWFTAMTLEKVAYVRALGQVELIFTFIVSWWFFREKLQPGEIVGTVLIAGGIVLLLLGT; this is translated from the coding sequence ATGGACTTGTGGATCCCCATCACGGTTTTCGCCGCCTTCTGCCAGAACGCCCGATCCGCCCTGCAACGCCACTTCACGGCGCGGCTCGGCACGACCGGCGCCACCTTCGTGCGCTTCGGCTACGGCGTTCCCTTCGCGCTGCTCTACCTTGCCGGGCTGCATTTCGTCGGCGGCATGCCGCTGCCGGAGCCGAACGTCTCCTTCGCGATCTTCGGCATGATCGGCGGCATCGCGCAGATCCTTGCGACCTTCCTGCTGGTCTACCTGTTCTCGCTGCGGAACTTCGTCGCCGGCACGGCCTATTCCAAGACCGAGCCGGTGCAGGCGGCGATCTTCGGCCTGGTGCTGCTGGGCGAGACGATCACGCCGCTGGCCGGCGTCGCCATCGCCGTCGGCGTGGTCGGGGTGATCTTCGTGTCGCTGGCCGGAAAGCCGGTGAGCGCGGGCGCGCTGCTGACGGCCCTGACCGGGCGTCCGGCGCAGATCGGCCTTGCCTCGGCGGCGATGTTCGGCATCTCGGCCGTGTGCTACCGCGCCGCCTCGCTGGCGCTGGGCGGTCCCGGCTTCCTGATGCAGGCCGGCTTCACGCTGGCCTTCGTCACCGCATTCCAGACGCTGGCCATGGTCGCCTGGATGGCCCTGCGCGAGCCGGACCAGCTGCGCGCCAGCCTGACCCATTGGCGCGGCGCCGTCTGGGTGGGGCTGGTCGGCGTTGCCGGCTCGGCCGGCTGGTTCACCGCCATGACGCTGGAAAAGGTCGCCTATGTGCGCGCGCTCGGGCAGGTGGAGCTGATCTTCACCTTCATCGTCTCGTGGTGGTTCTTCCGCGAGAAGCTGCAGCCGGGCGAAATCGTCGGCACGGTGCTGATCGCCGGCGGCATCGTGCTGCTGCTGCTGGGCACCTGA
- a CDS encoding DUF805 domain-containing protein, which yields MSQPQAYPGPLGPFWLFFSPIGRVSREPYMLALGFLWAVFAIPVSLWVQTLEIPGDQTAVVSMEDFVNSHPLLPYMLFASHWVVLALAIKRLQDRNLSGFLAVLIFVPVINFFFVIGLGLMPGEPGPNAYGPRPNSRWAKPS from the coding sequence ATGTCGCAGCCGCAAGCATATCCGGGCCCGCTGGGGCCGTTCTGGCTGTTCTTCAGCCCGATCGGGCGCGTCTCGCGCGAGCCTTACATGCTGGCGCTCGGCTTCCTGTGGGCGGTCTTCGCGATCCCCGTCAGCCTCTGGGTCCAGACCCTGGAAATCCCCGGCGACCAGACCGCAGTGGTGTCGATGGAGGATTTCGTCAACTCGCATCCGCTGCTGCCCTACATGCTGTTCGCCAGCCACTGGGTGGTTCTCGCGCTCGCCATCAAGCGGCTGCAGGACCGAAACCTCTCCGGCTTCCTCGCCGTGCTGATCTTCGTGCCGGTGATCAATTTCTTCTTCGTCATCGGCCTCGGCCTGATGCCCGGCGAGCCCGGCCCCAATGCCTATGGCCCGCGCCCCAACAGCCGCTGGGCGAAACCGTCCTGA
- a CDS encoding class I SAM-dependent methyltransferase: MFSLSPASSSNVFRKRRVQRLKAMVADHVAAKGRCRIVDLGGTPEFWHVWRDEMNFDGVTITCINLGFTAGTDGSLPIELVHGSACDLPEHADNSFDVAFSNSVIEHVGSWANKSAFAREARRLAPSHMIQTPSFWFPIEPHARFPLLHWLPDPLVYRIHLAMRTGFYPRAANLDEAMVSLEDARLLDGRQMRYLFPDSELVTERFIGLPKSLMAVRHAVS, translated from the coding sequence GTGTTCAGCCTTTCGCCCGCCTCCTCCAGCAATGTCTTCCGCAAGCGACGGGTCCAGCGCCTCAAGGCGATGGTCGCCGATCATGTCGCGGCGAAGGGCCGTTGCCGCATCGTCGATCTCGGCGGCACGCCGGAATTCTGGCACGTGTGGCGCGACGAGATGAATTTCGACGGCGTCACCATCACCTGCATCAATCTCGGCTTCACGGCGGGGACGGACGGCAGCCTGCCGATCGAGCTGGTGCATGGCAGCGCCTGCGACCTGCCCGAGCATGCGGACAATTCCTTCGACGTCGCCTTTTCCAATTCGGTGATCGAGCATGTCGGCAGCTGGGCCAACAAGTCGGCCTTCGCCCGCGAGGCGCGGCGGCTGGCACCGAGCCACATGATCCAGACGCCGAGCTTCTGGTTCCCGATCGAGCCGCATGCGCGCTTCCCGCTGCTGCACTGGCTGCCCGATCCGCTGGTCTACCGGATCCACTTGGCCATGCGCACGGGCTTCTACCCGCGTGCGGCCAATCTCGACGAGGCGATGGTGTCGCTGGAGGATGCGCGCCTGCTGGACGGCCGGCAGATGCGCTATCTCTTCCCGGACTCCGAGCTGGTGACCGAACGGTTCATCGGCCTGCCGAAGTCGCTGATGGCGGTCCGCCACGCCGTCTCCTGA
- the dapE gene encoding succinyl-diaminopimelate desuccinylase: MPVTHQPLSPAATLARDLLRCPSVTPAEGGALALLDERLKAAGFTVERMVFSDHGTPDVENLFATIGTRGPNLAFAGHTDVVPAGDAGAWRHGPFDGTVEDGILHGRGAVDMKGGIAAFAAAAIAYVAEKGEDLPGRISFLITGDEEGPAINGTVKLLEWAAERGHRFDACIVGEPTNPDHLGDAIKVGRRGSLSGIVTVTGVQGHVAYPHLAKNPVSDMLVLLARLDALVLDAGNERFQPSNLEITTVDVGNTAFNVIPRKAVANFNIRFNDTWSVDSLKAHLRAELAGVEGLTCDWQLDFTSDSSDSFLTHDAELIDALADAVEAETGRRPELSTGGGTSDARFIKNYCPVVEFGLVGQTMHQVDERVPLAELDGLTAIYRRFLDSYFAG; the protein is encoded by the coding sequence CTGCCCGTGACCCACCAGCCCCTTTCCCCCGCCGCCACCCTTGCCCGCGACCTGCTCCGCTGTCCGTCCGTGACGCCGGCCGAGGGCGGGGCGCTCGCGCTGCTGGACGAGCGGCTGAAGGCGGCCGGCTTCACGGTCGAGCGCATGGTGTTCTCGGACCACGGCACGCCGGACGTGGAGAACCTCTTCGCCACCATCGGCACGCGGGGTCCGAACCTTGCCTTTGCCGGCCATACGGACGTGGTGCCGGCGGGCGATGCGGGCGCCTGGCGGCACGGCCCGTTCGACGGCACGGTCGAGGACGGCATCCTGCACGGGCGCGGCGCGGTCGACATGAAGGGCGGCATCGCCGCCTTCGCTGCCGCCGCCATCGCCTATGTCGCGGAGAAGGGCGAGGACTTGCCGGGGCGCATCTCCTTCCTGATCACCGGCGACGAGGAAGGCCCGGCGATCAACGGCACGGTCAAGCTGCTGGAATGGGCGGCAGAGCGCGGCCACCGGTTCGACGCCTGCATCGTCGGCGAGCCGACCAATCCCGACCATCTCGGCGATGCGATCAAGGTCGGCCGGCGCGGCTCGCTGTCGGGCATCGTCACGGTCACCGGCGTGCAGGGCCATGTCGCCTATCCGCATCTGGCGAAGAACCCGGTCTCCGACATGCTGGTGCTGCTCGCCCGCCTCGACGCTCTCGTGCTCGATGCCGGCAACGAGCGCTTCCAGCCGTCGAACCTGGAGATCACCACCGTCGATGTCGGCAACACCGCCTTCAACGTCATCCCGCGCAAGGCGGTCGCCAATTTCAACATCCGCTTCAACGACACCTGGTCGGTGGACAGCCTGAAGGCGCATCTGCGTGCCGAGCTTGCCGGCGTCGAAGGGCTCACCTGCGACTGGCAGCTCGATTTCACCAGCGATTCCAGCGACAGTTTCCTCACCCACGATGCGGAGCTGATCGACGCGCTGGCGGATGCGGTCGAGGCGGAGACCGGCCGCCGGCCGGAGCTGTCGACGGGCGGCGGCACCTCGGATGCCCGCTTCATCAAGAATTACTGCCCGGTGGTCGAGTTCGGTCTCGTCGGCCAGACCATGCACCAGGTCGACGAGCGCGTGCCGCTCGCCGAGCTCGACGGCCTGACCGCCATCTATCGCCGCTTCCTCGACAGCTATTTCGCCGGCTAA
- a CDS encoding GNAT family N-acetyltransferase, giving the protein MTHPALEPEIRPATPADEADISMVIATAFGDEAEARLVDELRSCGALVLEQVAVDRDGRVVGHIAFSRVTGSGAGHRLAISCLAPISVSPDRQRGGIGSALIRAGIAALREGGEDLVLVLGHPGYYPRFGFDPELAKKVAGPYAGPAFQALALSEAARAALPIEVTFATPFEAFE; this is encoded by the coding sequence ATGACCCATCCCGCGCTTGAACCCGAGATCCGCCCTGCCACCCCTGCCGACGAGGCCGATATCTCGATGGTCATCGCCACGGCCTTCGGCGACGAGGCCGAGGCGCGGCTGGTCGACGAGCTGCGCTCCTGCGGCGCGCTGGTGCTGGAGCAGGTCGCGGTCGACCGGGACGGGCGCGTCGTCGGCCATATCGCCTTTTCGCGGGTGACCGGGTCGGGCGCCGGCCACCGCCTTGCCATCTCCTGCCTGGCGCCGATTTCCGTCAGTCCCGACCGCCAGCGCGGCGGCATCGGCTCGGCGCTGATCCGCGCCGGGATCGCAGCCCTGCGCGAGGGCGGCGAGGATCTCGTCCTGGTGCTGGGCCATCCCGGCTATTACCCGCGCTTCGGCTTCGATCCGGAGCTTGCGAAAAAGGTCGCCGGCCCCTATGCGGGACCTGCCTTCCAGGCGCTGGCGCTGAGCGAGGCCGCCCGTGCGGCCCTGCCGATCGAGGTCACCTTCGCCACGCCCTTCGAGGCCTTCGAGTAA
- the def gene encoding peptide deformylase, translating to MTKRDIIILPDPKLRLVSEPVASVDDAVRQLADDMLETMYDAPGIGLAAIQIGVPTRMLVLDVAREGETPAPMVVINPEIVWESDEHSVYQEGCLSIPEYYEDVERPERIGLRFLDREGAQREIEADGLLATCLQHEIDHLNGVLFIDHISKLKRDRVVKKFQKQARLTEKA from the coding sequence ATGACGAAACGAGACATCATCATCCTGCCGGATCCCAAGCTGCGCCTGGTCAGCGAGCCGGTCGCCAGCGTCGACGACGCCGTGCGCCAGCTGGCCGACGACATGCTGGAAACCATGTACGACGCGCCGGGCATCGGGCTGGCCGCGATCCAGATCGGCGTGCCGACGCGCATGCTGGTGCTGGACGTGGCGCGCGAGGGCGAGACGCCCGCGCCGATGGTGGTGATCAACCCCGAGATCGTCTGGGAATCCGACGAGCACTCCGTCTATCAGGAGGGCTGCCTGTCGATCCCCGAATATTACGAGGACGTGGAGCGGCCGGAGCGCATCGGCCTGCGCTTCCTCGACCGCGAGGGCGCGCAGCGCGAGATCGAGGCCGACGGCCTGCTCGCCACCTGCCTGCAGCACGAGATCGACCACCTGAACGGCGTGCTGTTCATCGACCACATTTCCAAGCTGAAGCGCGACCGCGTCGTGAAGAAGTTCCAGAAGCAGGCCCGGCTGACCGAAAAGGCCTGA
- the truA gene encoding tRNA pseudouridine(38-40) synthase TruA has product MPRYKLTVDYDGRPFVGWQRQDNGPSVQGVIERAVKAFSGETVTIGGAGRTDSGVHATGQVAHLDLEKDWPAATVLGALNFHCLPDPVAILACEKMHEGFDARFSAIRRHYRYRIANRLAPLTHDLGLAWHVKKPLDAEAMHEAAQVFVGHHDFTTFRHSRCQAKSPWKTLETFSVRREGESIIAECSSRSFLHNQVRSMVGTLRLVGEGRWGPEDVAKALAARSREACGPVAPPDGLYLTQVDYRPAEEDAASLAAYRAGLAAGADEDDEAVGDVVSGD; this is encoded by the coding sequence ATGCCCCGATACAAGCTGACAGTCGACTATGACGGCCGCCCTTTCGTGGGCTGGCAGCGGCAGGACAACGGTCCGTCCGTGCAGGGTGTGATCGAGCGGGCGGTGAAGGCGTTTTCCGGCGAGACGGTGACCATCGGCGGGGCGGGGCGCACCGATTCCGGCGTGCATGCGACCGGGCAGGTCGCGCATCTCGATCTGGAGAAGGACTGGCCGGCGGCAACCGTGCTCGGCGCGCTCAACTTCCACTGCCTGCCCGATCCGGTGGCGATCCTCGCATGCGAGAAAATGCATGAGGGGTTCGATGCGCGGTTCTCTGCGATCCGCCGCCACTACCGCTATCGCATCGCCAACCGGCTGGCGCCGCTGACCCACGATCTGGGGCTGGCCTGGCACGTGAAGAAGCCGCTGGACGCAGAAGCGATGCACGAGGCCGCGCAGGTCTTCGTCGGCCATCACGACTTCACCACCTTCCGCCATTCGCGCTGCCAGGCGAAGAGCCCTTGGAAGACGCTGGAGACCTTCAGCGTGCGCCGGGAGGGCGAGAGCATCATCGCCGAATGTTCTTCGCGTTCCTTCCTGCACAACCAGGTGCGCTCGATGGTCGGCACGCTGCGGCTGGTCGGCGAAGGGCGCTGGGGGCCGGAGGATGTCGCAAAGGCGCTGGCGGCGCGGAGCCGCGAGGCCTGCGGCCCGGTGGCGCCGCCCGACGGGCTGTATCTGACGCAGGTCGACTATCGCCCGGCGGAAGAGGATGCGGCCTCGCTCGCCGCCTATCGCGCCGGGCTTGCCGCCGGGGCGGATGAGGACGACGAGGCGGTCGGGGACGTGGTCTCGGGCGACTGA